Below is a genomic region from Defluviimonas aquaemixtae.
CTTCGTCGAGGCCGCCGCCAACATCCTCACCAACCCCGCCCTCGACCCCGTCGGCAAGATCCCCGAGTTCAAGTTCGCCGCCGTCAAGGTCGAAAAAATCAAAGACAACATCGCCGCAGAATAAAAAACAGGGCCGCTAACCAAACACCACAACGTCCCGCGCGTCGATGATTAGGGCCCTCAGACGCTCGCGGGACTGCGAGGCGGCGCTCCTAGGGCGAGGAAACCAGCTTGTCCGGAGCGTCCAACGCCCTGCCAGACTGCCGAACGACTTCAGAAATCTGCAGGAGTTTATTGGCCAACGGGTTCGACTTGCGCCAGATCATGCCAATCGTCCGCGACGGTTCAGGGCTTCTCAAACGAGCTACCGAAACGGACGCAGAACGCGTTTCCACCGCCACCGCCATTTCAGGGATCAGGGTCACACCAATGCCGGCGCTGACCATCTGGACGAGCGTGGATAGCGAGCTGCCGTCCAGCAACTCTCGAGACGTCGCGGCGTGCATGTTGCAGAACGACAGGGCTTGATCGCGAAAACAGTGCCCCTCTTCCAGGAGAAGCAGCCTCATCTCGCGGAGCATTTCGCGACTGGGGACCGGTTTTCCTCCATCTTCGCCCGGCCGCACCAGGACGAAGTTTTCAGTGAACAGCGCGACTTCGGTGAAGGACGGCTCCGAGACGGGCAACGCAACGATCGCAGTGTCGAGCCGACCCTCTGCCAGTTCAACGATCAGCTTCTGCGTGATCGTCTCGCGGACCCTGATGTCGAGGCTTGGGTCTATCCGCGTCAGGTTGCCGATGAGGGCGGGCAGCAGATAGGGCGCAATCGTCGGGATGACACCGATGCGCAGTCGCCCCACGAACCGGTTCCGGGAAGCGCGCGCCAGGTCTCCCAACTCGTCCACCGAACGCAGGATGCCGTGAACTCGGGACCGGAACTCCTCACCGAAGCCAGTCAGCCGGGCCTGCCGAGAGCTTCGTT
It encodes:
- a CDS encoding LysR substrate-binding domain-containing protein, whose product is MSIFTLKQLRYFDALARHGHFGRAADACAISQPALSMQIKELEESLGTPLFERSSRQARLTGFGEEFRSRVHGILRSVDELGDLARASRNRFVGRLRIGVIPTIAPYLLPALIGNLTRIDPSLDIRVRETITQKLIVELAEGRLDTAIVALPVSEPSFTEVALFTENFVLVRPGEDGGKPVPSREMLREMRLLLLEEGHCFRDQALSFCNMHAATSRELLDGSSLSTLVQMVSAGIGVTLIPEMAVAVETRSASVSVARLRSPEPSRTIGMIWRKSNPLANKLLQISEVVRQSGRALDAPDKLVSSP